The Scomber japonicus isolate fScoJap1 chromosome 9, fScoJap1.pri, whole genome shotgun sequence genome includes a region encoding these proteins:
- the tmc1 gene encoding transmembrane channel-like protein 1, with translation MYVFTPGDEDDVSTFQEEHEQEKSRRKRRNNDREKKKKGNGKRRGASRAGEGEEELQDIGESKERGRRRRAKNDGDEKERERDEEEQAKIKSDRTAKTKKKLKNEKRRKKEEVVEEEEDGLAEDGNAKGKKKHGSAKKEEKEEGGGKHTVKEKVKKKKKKHKKVVEMSSGQETSDEEDVNEEEDNEKKVVRPESLSPEELEKLKEAVDERKKLIQGLRGKPWPMKKKLTTLRESQEFVEKYEGALGKGKGRKLYAYKVMMTKKWMKFQRDFENFKTACIPWEMKIKEIESHFGSSVASYFIFLRWMYGINMILFSLTFGLVMVPEALMGRPYGSMPRKTVPRADEAGAMDFAVLWDFGGYAQYSVLFYGYYNNQRAIGWLKFRMPLSYFLVGVGTVAYSYMVVIRTMARNANESGVGDDNSFNFSWKMFTSWDYLIGNPETADNKFASITTSFKEAILEEQENRKDDNIHLTRFLRVLANFLVLCCLAGSGYLIYFVVRRSQKFALEGLENHSWWERNEVNMVMSLLGMFCPMLFDVISSLENYHPRVALQWQLGRIFALFLGNLYTFIIALMDEINLKREEEKVIKFNVTTWEASHYNGTVSENSTVSPIFIHPADVPRGPCWETMVGQEFVRLIISDTMTTYITLLIGDFLRAVLVRFLNYCWCWDLEAGFPSYSEFDVSGNVLGLIFNQGMIWMGAFYAPCLPALNVLRLHVSMYLQCWAVMCCNVPQERVFKASGSNNFYMAMLLVILFLSTLPAIYTIVTIPPSFDCGPFSGKNRMFDVIQETLESDFPAWFSKIFSYASNPGLVLPFILLMVLAIYYLQSTSKSYKEANVELKKKLQTQNEENKKKNKRAALKAAMDLEEARKAASEQQKNNNASLQDHQGGEENHGSSQRLYHSKNGRNPPTSVRYQERQLPATRAPIPRTHHHSNHGAPGYLPGFTRQSEPMMYRVPSLQRH, from the exons aagagaagaggagctTCTAGAGCAGGAGAAGGTGAAGAGGAATTGCAAGACATAGGTGAGAGTAAAGAAAGGGGCAGGAGAAGGAGGGCAAAGAATGATGGAgatgaaaaggaaagagagagagatgaagaggagcaggccAAAATAAAGAGTGACAGGACAGCAAAAACTAAGAAGaaactaaaaaatgaaaaaagaagaaaaaaggaggaggtggttgaggaggaggaagatggactAGCTGAAGATGGAAATGCcaagggaaaaaagaaacatggaagtgccaaaaaagaagagaaagaagagggtGGGGGCAAACATACAGTGaaagagaaagtaaagaagaagaagaagaagcacaaGAAAGTAGTCGAGATGAG TTCAGGACAGGAAACAAGTGATGAGGAAGATGTCAATGAAGAAGAGgacaatgaaaagaaagtgGTCAGGCCGGAGTCCCTTTCACCGGAGGagctggagaagctgaaggaggcGGTAGATGAGAGGAAAAAACTGATCCAAGGTCTCAGGGGGAAGCCCTGGCCCATGAAAAAGAAACTCACAACTTTAAG AGAGTCTCAGGAGTTTGTGGAGAAATACGAGGGAGCTTTGGGTAAAGGGAAAGGCAGGAAGCTCTATGCATACAAGGTTATGATGACCAAG aaatggaTGAAGTTTCAACGGGACTTTGAAAACTTCAAAACTGCCTGCATTCCATGGGAGATGAAAATCAAAGAGATTGAAA GTCATTTTGGCTCCTCAGTTGCCTCTTACTTTATCTTCCTGCGGTGGATGTATGGCATCAACATGATCTTGTTCAGTCTGACCTTTGGCCTGGTCATGGTACCAGAG GCATTAATGGGGCGACCCTATGGCAGCATGCCAAGAAAGACGGTCCCAAGGGCTGACGAGGCCGGTGCCATGGACTTTGCTGTCTTATGGGACTTTGGA GGTTACGCCCAGTATTCAGTCCTCTTCTATGGTTACTACAACAATCAACGTGCCATTGGCTGGCTCAAGTTCCGTATGCCTCTGTCTTACTTCTTAGTTGGTGTGGGCACAGTGGCCTATAGCTACATGGTGGTCATCAGAAC GATGGCCCGTAATGCGAACGAGTCAGGAGTTGGAGATGATAACAGCTTTAATTTCAGCTGGAAGATGTTCACTAGCTGGGACTACTTGATAGGAAACCCTGAAACTGCAGACAATAAGTTCGCCTCCATCACCACCAGCTTCAAG GAGGCTATCTTAGAGGAGCAAGAAAACCGAAAGGATGACAACATCCATCTGACTCGTTTCCTGCGGGTGCTGGCCAACTTCTTGGTCTTGTGCTGCTTAGCAGGAAGTGGATACCTCATCTACTTTGTAGTGCGCCGCTCTCAAAAGTTTGCCCTCGAAGGGCTTGAGAATCACAGCTGGTGGGAAAGGAATGAG GTGAACATGGTCATGTCATTACTGGGGATGTTCTGCCCCATGCTGTTTGACGTCATCAGCTCCCTGGAGAATTACCACCCCCGTGTCGCCCTGCAGTGGCAGCTGGGTCGCATATTTGCTCTGTTCTTGGGAAATCTCTATACCTTCATCATTGCACTAATGGATGAGATCAACCTCAAA agggaagaggaaaaggTCATAAAGTTTAATGTAACCACATGGGAAGCCAGTCATTACAATGGTACTGTATCAGAAAACAGCACTGTGTCACCCATCTTTATCCACCCTGCTGATGTGCCCAGGGGGCCCTGCTGGGAGACCATGGTGGggcag GAGTTTGTGCGGCTTATCATATCTGATACCATGACAACCTACATCACACTGCTGATTGGTGATTTTTTGAGAGCTGTGCTTGTTCGTTTTCTCAACTACTGCTGGTGCTGGGACCTGGAGGCTGGATTC CCATCGTACTCTGAATTTGATGTTAGTGGGAACGTCCTGGGCCTGATCTTCAATCAAGGAATGATATG GATGGGTGCTTTCTATGCcccctgcctgcctgccctGAATGTCCTCCGACTCCACGTGTCCATGTACCTGCAGTGTTGGGCAGTGATGTGCTGCAATGTGCCACAGGAAAGAGTCTTCAAAGCTTCTGGCTCCAATAACTTCTACATGGCCATGTTGCTGGTCATCCTCTTCCTGTCCACTCTGCCTGCCATCTACACCATCGTCACCATCCCCCCGTCATTTGACTGTGGGCCCTTCAG TGGCAAGAATCGTATGTTTGATGTGATTCAAGAGACATTGGAATCGGACTTCCCAGCCTGGTTTAGTAAAATATTCAGCTATGCCTCCAACCCTGGACTGGTGCTACCTTTCATATTGCTTATGGT GCTGGCTATTTATTACCTGCAATCCACATCCAAAAGCTACAAAGAAGCTAATGTGGAACTGAAGAAGAAACTACAAACA CAAAATGaagagaacaagaagaagaacaagcgAGCAGCATTGAAGGCTGCAATGGATTTAGAGGAGGCCAGAAAAGCTGCATCAGAACAACAAAAGAACAATAATGCTTCACTACAAGATCATCAAG GTGGGGAAGAAAACCATGGCAGCAGTCAGAGGTTGTATCATAGTAAGAATGGACGCAACCCACCTACTTCTGTTAGATACCAAGAGCGTCAACTTCCAGCCACCAGAGCCCCTATCCCCAGGACTCATCACCACAGCAACCACGGGGCTCCTGGATACCTGCCCGGTTTCACTCGACAGAGTGAACCAATGATGTACAGGGTGCCGAGCCTGCAGAGACACTGA